A window of Variovorax sp. HW608 genomic DNA:
CTTCGTATTCCTCGGGCGTGCGCACGTCGAATCGATAGACCGTGCGGTCCGGCGCTTCGAGCGACTCGATCGCATCGAGCGCGATGCACTTGACGCCGGCACGCTGCGCAACCTCCTGCGCACTCGCGCGGGCCACGGCGCGATTCGCCTCCCCCGCCTCGGGCGCGCGCCGCGATGCCTCGTGGTCGAGCGCCTGACCCGCGAGCTTCCAGCCGATGGTGCCGTTGCGCAGCGCCGCCACCGGGTTCGGAATGCCCGCGTTCACGAGCGACTGCGTGCCGATGATGCTGCGCGTGCGCCCCGCGCAGTTGACGATCACCTGCGTGGCCGGATCGGGCGCGAGCGCCCGCACGCGCAGCACCAGTTCGGCGCCGGGCACGCTGGTCGCGGTCGGGATGCTCATGGTCTGGTATTCGTCGAAGCGGCGCGCGTCCAGCACGACCACATCGGCCTTCGCATCGATCAGCGCCTTGACCTCCTGGGCCGACAGCGACGGCGTGTGCCGCTCGTGCTCGACCAGTTCACCGAAGGCCTTGCTCGGCACGTTGACGTCGCGGAACAGCTCGCCCCCCGCTTCGCGCCAGCCATCGAGCCCGCCTTCGAGCACATGCACGCGCGTATAGCCGAGCTCCGCGAGTCTTTGCGCGGCAATCGGCGCAAGGTCGCTGCCCGCATGGTCGCCGTAAAGCACGATGAGCGTGTCGCGGCGCGGGATGCGCCGCCAGGCTTCGAGCTCCAGCTTCGACAGCGGCAGGTTCGCAGCCCACAGCGGATGCGCCTGCGCGAACGGGTCTTCCTCGCGCACGTCGAGCAGCGCGATCTCCCTGCGCGCGAGCAGTTCCGCACGTACGGCGGCGAACGAGAGGGTCGGGAATCGGATGGTCATGTTGTTCGGCGAAGCTCGGCGGATCGGTCCCACAGATTGGGCAGTTGCGTGTTGGAATAGCCGGAGGCGAAAGGCTTGCGTGCGCCGTCGGCCGGGTAAGTGTGCCTTCTGACGGCGCCGATGTTGGCGCCATAGACGTGGATGCTGATCGAGTCGCGATCGTCGAAGGCGTTGTACACGCGATGCACATCGCCCACCGTGGGTGACACCGCCTCCACATCCCCCGGTGCCAGGCGCACCGGCCGCCCATGCGGCTGCAGCACCGCATCGCGCTTGCGATAAGCCTGGCTGTACTCCGCGCCGCGCAGCATGCCGATGAGACCCCATACGGTGTGGTCGTGCACCGGCGTGGCCTGTCCCGGCCCCCAGACGAAGCTCACCACCGAGAAGCGCTCGGTGGAATCGGCATGCAGCAGGAACTGCTGGTAGCGCTCCGGATGCGCCTTGGCGAAGGCGTCCGGCAGCCAGTCGTCGCGAGCGACGAGCCGGCGCAGAAGAGCGCCACCCTGGTCGAGGATCTCCGCTTCTTGCGGTCGGGTGTCGAGCAGATGGCCGAATGCGATGACGAATTCGCGCAGCGCGGCGATGCTCATCGGGCCTTGGCCGCGTCGAGCGGAATGGCGACATCCGAGGAATTCATGGGCATGCACCTTAGCGGCCGGCCCGGGCGCCGCGAACGACGGAAGGCGCATATCCAAACTCGAATTCCTGACTTCTCCCGAACCCGCTCGCGCCTTACGGTCACGGCCCCGCCCCTCTCCACGCAAGGACCCGACAGCATGAGCGACATCGAATTCATCGGCATGATCCAGACCCAGAAGGTCTCCGAAATCCATCCGGCGCGCGGCCCCGCGATCGACCGCGACTACGTGCGCGCCTTCGCACAGGCGCACGAGCAGGCCGGGTTCGATCGCATCCTGGTGCCGCACCACTCCACCAGCCCCGACGCGACGTTGACCGTGGCCTACGCGGCCTCGGTGACCGAGCGAATCCACTTCATGCTGGCGCACCGGCCGGGCTTCGTCGCGCCCACGCTGGCCGCGCGCCAGTTCGCATCGCTCGACCAGTACAGCGGCGGGCGGCTCGCGGTGCACTACATCTCGGGCGGCTCCGACGACGAGCAGAGGCGCGACGGCGACTGGCTCGATCACGACCAGCGCTATGCGCGCACCGACGAGTACCTCGACGTGCTGCGCAAGGTCTGGACGGCCGAGAAGCCCTTCGACCATGAAGGCGCGCACTACCGCTTCAAGGATGCGTTCTCCGAAGTGAAGCCGTTGCAGCAGCTGAACGGCCGCCCGCATGTGCCCGTGTATTTCGGCGGCGCATCGGAAGCCGCGATTCCGGTCGCTGGCAAGCACGCCGATGTGTATGCGCTCTGGGGCGAATCGCTCGACCAGGCGCGCGAGCTCACCGGCCGCGTGCGCGCCGAAGCTGCCAGGCACGGCCGCAGCGTGCGCTTCTCGGTGTCGTTCCGTCCGATCCTCGCCGAGACCGAGGAGAAGGCCTGGGCGCGCGCCGACGGCATCCTCGCCGAGACGCGCCGCCTGCGCGTGGTGCAGGGCTTCG
This region includes:
- a CDS encoding rhodanese-related sulfurtransferase, giving the protein MTIRFPTLSFAAVRAELLARREIALLDVREEDPFAQAHPLWAANLPLSKLELEAWRRIPRRDTLIVLYGDHAGSDLAPIAAQRLAELGYTRVHVLEGGLDGWREAGGELFRDVNVPSKAFGELVEHERHTPSLSAQEVKALIDAKADVVVLDARRFDEYQTMSIPTATSVPGAELVLRVRALAPDPATQVIVNCAGRTRSIIGTQSLVNAGIPNPVAALRNGTIGWKLAGQALDHEASRRAPEAGEANRAVARASAQEVAQRAGVKCIALDAIESLEAPDRTVYRFDVRTPEEYEAGHLPHFASAPGGQLVQETDHQAPVCGARIVLADDDGVRAPMTASWLAQMGWEVYVVEDHPTSARQVRGAAAPVHPDAPVVDEVSVTELARHLRESPGTTAVIDVTAGVNHARRHIPGAWFAIRAQLAQAIEAIQPARRYVLTCGSSLLARFAAKDLRSLLKARGSEAEVSVLAGGNAAWFAAGEPEESGWKNVATPATDRYRRPYEGTDAPAEAMQAYLDWEFGLVAQLAADGTHHFHVI
- a CDS encoding cysteine dioxygenase yields the protein MSIAALREFVIAFGHLLDTRPQEAEILDQGGALLRRLVARDDWLPDAFAKAHPERYQQFLLHADSTERFSVVSFVWGPGQATPVHDHTVWGLIGMLRGAEYSQAYRKRDAVLQPHGRPVRLAPGDVEAVSPTVGDVHRVYNAFDDRDSISIHVYGANIGAVRRHTYPADGARKPFASGYSNTQLPNLWDRSAELRRTT
- a CDS encoding LLM class flavin-dependent oxidoreductase; this translates as MSDIEFIGMIQTQKVSEIHPARGPAIDRDYVRAFAQAHEQAGFDRILVPHHSTSPDATLTVAYAASVTERIHFMLAHRPGFVAPTLAARQFASLDQYSGGRLAVHYISGGSDDEQRRDGDWLDHDQRYARTDEYLDVLRKVWTAEKPFDHEGAHYRFKDAFSEVKPLQQLNGRPHVPVYFGGASEAAIPVAGKHADVYALWGESLDQARELTGRVRAEAARHGRSVRFSVSFRPILAETEEKAWARADGILAETRRLRVVQGFGRGGPQQSEGARRLLAAADKGTRLDKRLWTAVAQEIGGRSNSTALVGTPEQVADALLDYHELGVTTFLIRGFDPLEDATDYGRELIPRTRALVAERIAARRKAA